In a single window of the Gracilimonas sp. genome:
- the upp gene encoding uracil phosphoribosyltransferase — MNRPVTEIDHPVVKRYLSILRDKRTETAPFRRAMGTIGTILAAEALVDLPLQEYEVETPIQKTTGYKPAAEVFVIPILRAGLSLVDGIISFMPDAKVGHIGVYRDEESHEPVNYYHNFPGGLTGAYTLVVDPMLATGGSGSHAIKFLKENGADNIRFVSLIAAPEGIKRLQDDHPDVPIITAAIDEKLNENAFIVPGLGDAGDRYFGTL; from the coding sequence ATGAATCGACCTGTAACTGAAATAGATCATCCGGTTGTAAAGCGGTATCTGAGTATCCTTCGGGATAAAAGAACAGAAACCGCTCCCTTCCGGCGGGCTATGGGTACAATTGGAACCATTCTCGCTGCTGAAGCTCTCGTTGATCTGCCACTTCAGGAGTATGAAGTTGAAACACCCATTCAAAAAACAACCGGTTACAAGCCGGCTGCTGAAGTTTTTGTGATACCTATTCTCCGGGCGGGACTAAGCCTGGTGGATGGTATCATCAGTTTTATGCCCGATGCTAAAGTAGGCCATATTGGGGTTTATCGTGATGAAGAAAGTCATGAGCCGGTTAACTATTATCATAATTTTCCCGGAGGCTTAACAGGTGCTTACACACTCGTTGTTGACCCCATGCTAGCCACCGGCGGTAGCGGATCTCATGCCATCAAGTTTCTTAAAGAGAATGGAGCGGATAATATCCGGTTCGTTTCCCTGATAGCTGCTCCGGAAGGTATTAAACGCCTGCAAGATGATCACCCCGATGTACCCATCATTACAGCTGCTATTGACGAGAAGCTGAATGAAAATGCATTTATTGTTCCCGGCCTTGGCGATGCCGGTGACCGGTATTTTGGAACCCTGTAA
- the lptC gene encoding LPS export ABC transporter periplasmic protein LptC, with translation MLKYPLIFSILLFIGFGCGELTEYENKQVQEALSDSLFTTTESWGINMEIMEDGKLTLKLSGSYASSIKNENQNITKISGPVYIEIFDTEGEPDTFVYTDSAIHLPDKAAFEMFGNVRVNAPEGKKLRSEYLKWEREKDRVSTPEFVIFISPPDSIAAQGFFGNSDLTNYTLNEGGGRAVID, from the coding sequence ATGCTTAAATACCCTCTGATATTTTCCATTTTGCTGTTTATTGGCTTCGGCTGTGGTGAGCTTACCGAATATGAAAATAAACAGGTACAGGAAGCTTTAAGTGACTCTCTGTTTACCACTACCGAAAGCTGGGGTATCAACATGGAGATCATGGAAGATGGTAAACTCACGCTGAAGCTGTCAGGCAGCTATGCATCTTCTATTAAAAATGAGAACCAAAACATCACTAAAATCTCCGGACCGGTTTACATTGAAATTTTTGATACAGAAGGCGAACCTGATACATTTGTGTACACCGACAGTGCTATTCACCTTCCTGATAAAGCTGCTTTTGAGATGTTCGGAAATGTTCGTGTTAACGCCCCGGAAGGCAAAAAACTCCGGTCTGAATATCTGAAATGGGAACGCGAGAAAGATCGGGTAAGTACTCCTGAGTTTGTGATTTTCATCTCCCCGCCTGATAGTATTGCCGCTCAGGGTTTCTTTGGTAATTCTGATCTCACCAATTACACATTGAATGAAGGCGGTGGACGTGCAGTCATTGATTAG
- a CDS encoding OstA-like protein → MNRFLSSFKSAGFALLLIVLFIKPFSGTAQSVVNIESFSRAVGATLDGEQVQKLYNARLTTGNIEMVCDSAWRFINRSEIRAFGNIQIETPDETIWSDTLYYYTNRDLSLLRGRVIIQQDSTTLFGKRVDYNFFTKVAYFDSGIRLEDQDGTLIAERGTYFQNQDSAIFRGNVQLSDSAQYAEGDSLFINRTSKYLQLYDNVFVVDSTNNGTLTGDYLEADSTGRRFVNGNGYLRRVSADTTDTTHINANQLLLLDQDSTSLIRGYKNVRVWSPKFSSVSDTLFYDSSTEIFELISNPIAWHDNIQLTGPYIAVQMDSSEVRELKSFHKTIAVQEDSATGRLHQIKGDTLIADFTDGSISRIKIYPKSQVLYHTQNEDGDPDGAVEYSSPQTIMYFSNGDLKRVVAGKNDGYFFEEFPGLADRRLDGFAWNPERRPTRPKTEVAPRFPPVPQERPFALPRRFVEYINLNSQDPVGE, encoded by the coding sequence ATGAATAGATTTCTTAGCTCATTTAAATCTGCCGGATTTGCATTACTGCTGATTGTGCTTTTCATCAAGCCATTTTCAGGGACAGCCCAAAGCGTTGTTAATATCGAGTCATTTAGCCGTGCCGTGGGAGCAACTTTAGATGGAGAGCAGGTTCAGAAACTATATAATGCGCGTCTTACTACCGGAAACATCGAAATGGTTTGTGATAGTGCGTGGCGTTTTATCAACCGAAGTGAAATAAGAGCTTTTGGGAATATTCAGATTGAAACCCCTGATGAAACGATCTGGAGTGACACCCTTTATTATTACACGAACAGAGATCTGAGCCTGCTCAGAGGCCGGGTCATAATTCAACAGGACAGCACTACTCTTTTTGGGAAACGGGTAGACTATAACTTCTTCACTAAAGTGGCCTACTTCGACAGCGGAATTAGGCTGGAAGATCAGGATGGCACACTCATAGCAGAAAGAGGAACTTATTTCCAAAATCAGGACAGTGCTATTTTCCGAGGAAATGTACAGCTTTCCGACTCTGCCCAATATGCTGAAGGCGACAGTTTATTCATCAACCGAACCTCCAAATACCTGCAGCTTTACGATAATGTTTTTGTAGTTGATAGTACCAACAATGGCACTCTAACCGGGGATTATCTGGAGGCTGATTCTACCGGGCGTCGTTTCGTGAATGGGAACGGTTATTTGCGAAGGGTAAGTGCCGATACCACCGATACAACACACATCAATGCCAATCAGCTTTTGCTTCTGGATCAGGATTCAACTTCCCTTATTCGGGGCTACAAAAATGTCAGGGTGTGGTCGCCTAAATTTTCTTCTGTTTCAGATACTCTCTTTTATGATTCATCTACAGAAATCTTTGAACTGATTTCCAACCCCATTGCGTGGCATGATAATATTCAGCTTACCGGCCCTTATATCGCCGTTCAGATGGACAGCAGTGAAGTCCGGGAGCTTAAATCTTTCCATAAAACTATAGCTGTTCAGGAAGACAGTGCCACCGGCCGACTTCATCAGATTAAGGGCGATACGCTGATTGCTGATTTTACCGATGGGAGTATCTCACGCATCAAAATCTATCCGAAAAGCCAGGTTCTATATCACACTCAAAATGAAGACGGCGATCCAGATGGAGCTGTTGAATACTCATCCCCGCAAACCATTATGTATTTTAGCAATGGAGATTTGAAACGGGTGGTTGCCGGTAAGAACGATGGGTATTTCTTTGAAGAGTTTCCAGGACTGGCTGATCGCCGACTCGATGGTTTTGCCTGGAATCCTGAGCGTCGTCCTACACGGCCCAAAACCGAAGTTGCCCCCCGCTTCCCTCCTGTTCCTCAAGAACGGCCTTTTGCACTCCCTCGAAGGTTTGTTGAATACATAAACTTGAATTCGCAAGATCCAGTCGGCGAATAG
- a CDS encoding TspO/MBR family protein, which translates to MDWSILVSIFLFYAILVGLNIPASFLGIEFERDSKPKLWYQPPGFVIPIIWFVLFAMLALSRHHLLQIGHDELQWPLFILAFICAAYAYYTIGLSKVTGISVSWLGLAGNMIVILFAGYTTYVIYPESIFSALLVVPTILWTALASLIIVGEMKLKKDTPPTAGHH; encoded by the coding sequence ATGGATTGGTCAATCTTGGTAAGCATTTTTCTTTTTTATGCTATTCTTGTTGGTTTAAATATTCCAGCATCATTCCTTGGAATTGAATTTGAACGGGATTCAAAACCAAAACTCTGGTATCAGCCACCCGGATTTGTGATACCTATCATTTGGTTTGTACTCTTTGCAATGTTGGCATTATCCCGTCATCACCTGCTTCAAATTGGGCACGACGAACTGCAATGGCCACTTTTTATACTTGCCTTTATCTGTGCAGCCTACGCCTACTATACCATCGGGCTGTCAAAAGTAACAGGCATTTCGGTTTCCTGGCTTGGCCTTGCCGGAAATATGATCGTCATACTGTTTGCCGGCTATACAACTTATGTAATCTATCCCGAATCCATCTTTTCAGCTCTGCTTGTAGTGCCAACTATTCTATGGACAGCACTCGCAAGCCTGATTATTGTCGGTGAAATGAAGCTGAAGAAAGATACTCCACCTACAGCTGGACATCATTAA
- a CDS encoding elongation factor G has translation MKVYNPTRIRNVVLLGHSGSGKTTLAETMLFEAGAINRRGSVEEKNTVSDYHNLEKEKQKSIFSSFMNLDWRGHKINLIDTPGTSDYIGEVAGAVRIADTAIFVLNSEQGVETATDSLWKYVQKYSVPSMFVVNKPDTDQSDFWKTVDEAKEHFGRQVTVVQYPFSEGPDFHAIIDVLRMTMYEFLEKGGKPDKLPIPESQQARAQQLHQELVETIAENDETLMDIYFEQGELDEEQMQKGLHISLVNGQIYPLFVSCAAKNMGTGRVMGFLDDVAPNPLEGNPPKTEDGEVFELDPDGKPVMFLFKTHSESHVGDLIYFKTYGGSIRPGMDLINSSNNSSVRLGSLFLTEGHKRIEINEIQTGDIGAVVKLKDGEVNDTLHEKGHDIKLQGIEFPPTTIRTAVKLRKEGEEDKLGHALHQIHREDPSVVIEHSQELRQVIIHGQGEEHLAVIEDQLKNRFKLDVEFITPKIPYRETITKGVRSHYKHKKQSGGAGQFAEVHLLIEPYTEGMSPPDDLKVRDVQVHELDWGGKLVFQNCIVGGVIDNRFMPAILKGVMEKMENGPMSGCRARDIRVSVFDGSMHSVDSNEAAFKTAARMAFRDGFMQANPQLMEPVYEIEVTVPSDFMGDVMSDLSTRRGQIQGMDGEGSIQKIKAHVPLEELDHYSTRLKSMTQGSATYTRAFSHYAQVPHDVQKRVVDQNLELQEA, from the coding sequence ATGAAAGTATATAATCCTACCCGTATCCGTAATGTTGTTCTGCTGGGGCATTCAGGCTCCGGAAAAACAACGTTGGCCGAAACGATGCTTTTCGAAGCCGGAGCCATTAACCGACGAGGATCGGTCGAAGAAAAAAATACCGTTTCCGATTACCACAACCTGGAGAAGGAAAAGCAAAAATCAATTTTTTCATCTTTCATGAACCTGGATTGGCGGGGGCATAAAATTAATCTCATCGATACGCCGGGAACATCCGACTACATTGGGGAAGTAGCAGGCGCTGTCCGAATTGCTGATACCGCTATTTTTGTATTGAACTCTGAACAAGGCGTGGAAACAGCTACCGATTCACTCTGGAAATATGTGCAAAAGTATAGTGTGCCGTCTATGTTTGTAGTGAATAAACCGGATACGGATCAGTCTGATTTCTGGAAAACCGTTGATGAAGCCAAAGAACATTTTGGACGTCAGGTAACTGTGGTTCAGTATCCATTCAGCGAAGGACCCGACTTTCATGCCATTATTGATGTGCTTCGCATGACGATGTATGAATTCCTGGAGAAGGGAGGAAAGCCTGATAAACTTCCTATTCCCGAATCACAACAGGCACGGGCCCAGCAGTTACACCAGGAATTAGTGGAAACCATCGCTGAGAATGATGAAACCCTGATGGACATCTATTTTGAACAGGGGGAGCTGGACGAAGAACAAATGCAGAAAGGATTGCATATTTCGTTGGTAAACGGTCAGATTTATCCGTTGTTCGTGAGTTGTGCAGCCAAAAATATGGGAACCGGACGGGTAATGGGATTTCTGGATGATGTGGCTCCGAATCCTCTGGAAGGAAATCCGCCTAAAACCGAAGACGGAGAAGTGTTTGAACTTGATCCGGACGGCAAACCCGTGATGTTTTTATTTAAAACCCATTCTGAATCTCATGTAGGGGATTTGATCTATTTTAAGACCTATGGCGGTTCCATCCGGCCGGGAATGGATTTGATCAATAGCTCGAATAATTCTTCGGTTCGCTTGGGGAGTTTGTTTCTAACAGAAGGCCATAAGCGCATCGAGATCAATGAAATTCAAACCGGAGATATCGGTGCCGTAGTGAAGCTGAAAGATGGGGAGGTTAACGACACGCTTCATGAAAAAGGACACGATATCAAACTTCAGGGCATTGAATTCCCTCCAACGACTATCCGCACGGCTGTTAAACTCAGGAAAGAAGGTGAGGAAGATAAGCTTGGACATGCCTTGCATCAGATACATCGGGAAGATCCTTCGGTGGTTATTGAACATAGTCAGGAATTGCGGCAGGTTATCATTCATGGTCAGGGGGAAGAGCATTTGGCAGTGATAGAGGATCAGCTGAAAAACAGGTTCAAGCTGGATGTCGAGTTCATCACTCCTAAAATTCCTTACCGGGAAACGATTACCAAAGGAGTACGATCTCATTACAAACACAAAAAACAATCAGGCGGAGCTGGTCAGTTTGCCGAAGTTCATCTTTTGATAGAGCCTTATACAGAAGGTATGTCGCCACCGGATGACCTGAAGGTTCGGGATGTGCAGGTGCATGAACTGGACTGGGGTGGTAAACTGGTGTTCCAGAATTGTATTGTGGGTGGTGTGATTGACAACCGCTTTATGCCTGCAATTCTTAAAGGAGTAATGGAGAAAATGGAGAACGGCCCGATGAGCGGTTGCCGTGCCCGTGATATCCGGGTTTCTGTTTTTGATGGTTCGATGCACTCGGTGGATTCCAACGAAGCGGCTTTCAAAACAGCAGCACGAATGGCATTCCGGGATGGTTTTATGCAAGCCAATCCTCAGCTAATGGAGCCTGTTTATGAAATCGAAGTTACCGTTCCTTCTGACTTTATGGGAGATGTGATGAGCGATCTGAGTACCCGGCGCGGGCAAATCCAAGGCATGGATGGCGAAGGTTCTATTCAGAAAATCAAAGCCCATGTGCCACTGGAAGAACTGGACCATTATTCAACCCGACTGAAGTCTATGACTCAGGGCAGTGCAACTTACACGCGTGCGTTCTCACATTATGCACAAGTTCCGCATGATGTCCAAAAACGCGTGGTTGATCAGAACCTGGAACTTCAGGAAGCGTAG
- a CDS encoding asparaginase, whose amino-acid sequence MKKILLIQTGGTIAMNAKGAGVELDPERWSKVLYEEIPELNEIAEIVTYPLFFEDSSDLNAWHWIKLTGCIEEKYAEFDGFVILHGTDTMAYSASALSFGLKNLDKPVIFTGSQLPMSTIRSDARRNLVNAIELATMDFKEVGICFNDALYRGNRATKLSIGDFDAFGSPNFSPLADIGIQIEALVQDQFGNGDFENAAKYSDEVFVLTAHPNLNPELLMDLKLEKVRAVILRAFGSGNFCVKGEKSLLPFLDKCRKQDVIVAIVSQADYDSVDLTQYSAGRAALKHGAVSGNDLTLEAAVTKLMFLLAHYDSKSDIEERFQQSLVGELTL is encoded by the coding sequence ATGAAAAAGATTTTATTAATACAGACCGGGGGAACCATTGCCATGAACGCAAAAGGTGCGGGTGTTGAACTGGATCCGGAGAGATGGTCGAAAGTACTGTATGAAGAAATTCCTGAGCTAAATGAAATTGCTGAGATCGTCACTTATCCTCTTTTCTTTGAAGACAGTTCTGATCTTAACGCCTGGCACTGGATAAAGCTGACCGGCTGTATTGAAGAGAAGTATGCCGAATTTGATGGTTTTGTGATTCTCCATGGAACCGACACCATGGCCTATTCTGCATCCGCTCTTAGTTTTGGACTGAAAAATCTGGACAAACCCGTAATATTCACGGGCTCCCAATTGCCAATGAGCACCATCCGCAGTGATGCTCGACGGAATCTCGTAAACGCGATCGAATTGGCTACGATGGATTTTAAGGAAGTCGGGATTTGTTTCAACGATGCGCTTTATCGGGGAAACCGGGCTACCAAACTCAGCATTGGTGATTTTGATGCCTTTGGCTCCCCCAACTTCTCCCCTCTCGCTGATATCGGCATTCAGATTGAAGCCTTGGTTCAGGATCAATTCGGAAACGGTGATTTTGAGAACGCGGCTAAATATTCTGATGAGGTTTTTGTGCTTACGGCTCACCCCAATCTCAACCCTGAGCTGCTGATGGACCTGAAGCTGGAGAAAGTCAGAGCAGTTATTCTCAGAGCGTTCGGGAGCGGTAATTTTTGCGTGAAGGGTGAAAAGAGTCTCCTGCCTTTCCTTGATAAATGTCGTAAACAGGATGTGATTGTAGCTATTGTTTCCCAGGCCGATTATGACTCGGTTGATCTCACCCAATATTCAGCAGGAAGAGCCGCCTTAAAACATGGAGCCGTCAGCGGAAATGACCTTACCCTGGAAGCTGCTGTAACCAAACTCATGTTTTTATTAGCACATTACGATTCCAAAAGCGATATTGAGGAGCGTTTCCAGCAATCGCTGGTCGGGGAACTTACACTTTAA
- a CDS encoding ribonuclease H-like domain-containing protein, producing the protein MFFIFDVETIPDFDFIRRVLNDPDSDQELLLEKASEELARNASGFLPPMYHRMVSWVGLWIENTGGPKQKLAWSGEDEKEGLKQIFDAIGTYKDFGLIHHNGKGFDIPVLTYRAMKHGLQMPVRMHDYDIRYRYSRHNIDLVDEFSNYGASSWPKLKHLGQLIGIPFKQTGEGNEVLAMFQRGQLDLIEHYCYEDVMATYIVWLYHQFTAGHIPEDQFNNLKDRAMSKLEEIQSGSPKQ; encoded by the coding sequence ATGTTTTTCATTTTTGATGTAGAGACTATTCCGGATTTTGATTTCATTCGCCGGGTACTTAATGACCCGGATTCTGACCAGGAGCTCTTGCTGGAAAAAGCCAGCGAAGAACTCGCCCGCAATGCTTCCGGGTTCCTTCCTCCCATGTATCACCGAATGGTTTCCTGGGTTGGGCTTTGGATTGAAAACACCGGTGGGCCAAAACAGAAACTTGCCTGGAGCGGTGAGGACGAAAAAGAAGGCCTTAAACAGATTTTTGATGCCATAGGCACCTACAAGGATTTTGGACTTATTCATCATAACGGTAAAGGCTTTGATATTCCGGTTCTCACCTATCGTGCTATGAAACATGGGCTCCAAATGCCGGTTCGTATGCATGATTATGACATCCGCTATCGCTACAGTCGCCACAATATTGACCTTGTTGATGAATTCAGTAACTACGGTGCAAGTTCCTGGCCCAAGCTTAAACATCTGGGACAGCTGATTGGCATTCCCTTCAAACAAACCGGAGAAGGTAACGAAGTGCTGGCCATGTTTCAGCGGGGGCAACTCGACTTAATTGAACATTACTGCTACGAAGATGTGATGGCAACCTATATCGTTTGGCTCTATCACCAATTCACGGCTGGGCATATTCCCGAAGATCAGTTTAACAATTTAAAAGATAGGGCGATGAGTAAGCTGGAAGAGATTCAGAGTGGTTCTCCTAAACAATAA
- a CDS encoding NAD(P)/FAD-dependent oxidoreductase, with amino-acid sequence MAGYDFDMIVIGGGAAGLTASGIAANFGAKTMMIEADRLGGDCTWTGCIPSKTLLKAGKVARQIKDAGKYGLIDGEPKVDFKKVMQHVDEVRKEVYHDADRPEIFEDMGIEVVSGKASFKDSHTVDIELNEGGVRTVSSKYFIIATGAKAFVPPIARLESVDYLTNESLFEISDLPKELLIIGGGPIGTEMSQAFVNLGSEVTVIDMADRILANDDPELVSILQGELSKQGVKYELGASVEKAEQEGNRIKVHVQVNGASKVIEGDALLMATGRRANTSTLNLEAAGVNTEKGNIIINESCRTNQSHIYAAGDVTGRYQFTHMSEHMAKIAATKALLKVVPMKIEKDLVPWVTFTDPELAHVGKTEKQLKEEGEKYEVYRFPYSKIDRALAENEATGLVKIFAKKLSGKILGATVVGAHAGEFISEYAVAMKNGVSLRGIADTIHPYPSWGLGARRAADQWYIKNQSEWSVKLIKTIFGYRGEVPDFSDPDRVV; translated from the coding sequence ATGGCTGGATATGATTTTGATATGATCGTGATTGGAGGTGGAGCTGCAGGCTTAACGGCTTCGGGAATCGCGGCTAATTTCGGGGCTAAAACCATGATGATAGAAGCGGATCGTCTGGGTGGTGATTGCACGTGGACCGGCTGTATTCCGTCCAAGACCCTTCTCAAAGCCGGGAAAGTAGCTCGTCAAATCAAAGATGCCGGCAAATATGGGCTGATTGACGGTGAGCCAAAGGTCGACTTCAAGAAAGTGATGCAGCATGTAGATGAGGTGCGAAAAGAAGTTTATCACGATGCCGACCGCCCGGAGATTTTTGAAGACATGGGTATTGAAGTGGTTTCAGGAAAAGCTTCCTTCAAAGATTCTCATACAGTAGATATTGAACTCAATGAGGGCGGAGTCCGTACCGTATCATCCAAATACTTTATTATAGCTACCGGAGCCAAAGCATTTGTCCCACCCATCGCCAGACTCGAAAGTGTTGACTACCTCACTAATGAAAGTCTTTTTGAGATTAGTGATTTGCCCAAAGAGTTATTGATTATAGGCGGCGGACCGATTGGTACGGAGATGTCTCAGGCTTTTGTAAACCTTGGCTCTGAGGTTACGGTAATTGATATGGCTGATCGCATTTTAGCTAATGATGATCCGGAGTTGGTCAGTATTCTTCAGGGTGAATTATCAAAGCAGGGAGTAAAGTATGAATTGGGAGCTTCTGTAGAGAAAGCAGAACAGGAGGGAAATCGCATTAAAGTGCATGTGCAAGTTAACGGGGCAAGTAAAGTAATTGAAGGTGATGCGCTATTGATGGCTACCGGACGAAGGGCGAATACTTCGACATTGAATCTGGAAGCAGCCGGGGTTAACACAGAAAAAGGAAATATAATTATTAATGAATCCTGCCGAACCAATCAGTCTCATATTTATGCAGCGGGAGATGTTACCGGCCGTTATCAATTCACCCACATGAGTGAACATATGGCCAAAATTGCTGCTACTAAAGCATTGCTTAAAGTGGTTCCCATGAAGATTGAAAAGGATCTGGTTCCTTGGGTTACTTTTACTGATCCGGAATTGGCTCATGTTGGAAAAACCGAAAAACAGCTAAAAGAAGAAGGAGAAAAATACGAAGTATATCGTTTCCCTTATTCCAAAATTGACCGGGCGCTTGCAGAAAATGAAGCTACAGGATTGGTCAAAATATTTGCGAAGAAGTTATCCGGGAAGATACTGGGAGCAACCGTAGTGGGAGCCCATGCGGGAGAGTTTATATCCGAATATGCGGTTGCTATGAAGAACGGAGTTTCACTTCGTGGAATCGCCGATACCATTCATCCTTATCCAAGCTGGGGACTGGGAGCCCGTCGCGCGGCTGATCAATGGTATATCAAAAACCAAAGCGAATGGTCGGTTAAGCTGATAAAAACCATTTTTGGCTATCGCGGAGAAGTACCGGATTTCAGCGATCCGGACCGGGTGGTATAG